The window aaaatattaagtaaaaaacaGTTTGAAGTTCTGATATCAAAACTTCCCCCATTAATGGGCccaatttctttaaaaagaaagctAGGGGTTGGTAGGTTGGCTTGTAAACTATGAACTTACCAGCTGGATTGTGGTCATATACTTTTTCCACCACAGGTACTTCTGGTAGGCCGGTCCCAGAGCAGCGAGAGCATAGTAGGTGTACATTATGACATGGACAACACAGTTCAGAAGGGCATGGAAAGTTCCCAGACCACCTAATAGAGGAAAAACAAAGCATTGCATTAGAATTTAACCCAAATTACAGCATTCCAATTTAACAGCATTTGGAGTGCACTCCTAAATTTGACtattaaataagcacaaacttGTATAGgaaattaaaatgtacagtcttccATCTTGTATGCAGGGGCAAATACATACACGTCATATAAAATGCCTTCATAATACCACTTGCCACAAATTAGCAAATAGCAAAAGACAAGATCATGAGTGTGAGGTAAACTAATGGCAAATGGTGAAAAGTCTCACCAAACTTTCGGTTTTACCAGGAAATATTGCTGCCTTCACGTTCTACCGGAATTATTGTAAAAGCGAGTTTCCAACTTTGAAGTTGCATATGAATGCCCCCCCTAAAGTCGTTATTATGAATGGGAAACACTGAGATATGTTTCTGAGTTGGGAGAGGATGTCAACATTCAACATGGTGGAGCTAGTAAAGATTTCCCCAAGAAATATGAATGAACATGGCATCCTCCATGTTttcgacaacaaaacacttgaacatgACGTGCTCATACTTacgacttcagaagtgggaagtacaaagtaggataattccaacagcacatgaaggcagcagaaGTCAACACAGCCGTTACTCCAGAAAGAAAATGcacttgtcaagccatttcaaAGGGCTCTTAAGTAGCAACCTCATAATACTGTACCTGGGGCAAATCGGACTCCAAACCACCAGGTGAATGGCATGATTGAGTGATGATAGACATGTAGGAAAGTTACTTGGCTGTTTTTTTTCCTCAGGACAAAGAATACCTATAAAGACACCAGAACAAatggttttaacactgatagtctAATAATAACAAAAACTGAAATTAAAGCTTTTATATAGCAAAGTCACACTTACAGTGTCCAGCATCTCAATGAATTTGGAGAAATAGTACAGCCAGCATGTCCATGCcatctaaaaataaaacatgaaagtaAAAGGAAATGCCAAATTAATGCACAAGTCTACGTTGACAAATGGTCCATTAACAGAAGACTGTGCTCCATTTACATACCCTGAGAGCCTGAGGAGAGCTAGAATAATCCACGATGTCACACCCATAGGTGTATCCGTTCGCCCAACCAGACATGAGGAACTGCAAGGAAACACATATTTTGATTTACAACAGTAGACAAGATGATGCCTGAAACGTAGGAACCAACTTAGACATGCATAGCAAATGACAAACTATGAACCTCATAAATCATGTAAATGGAGAACGCCACAATGGCAAAGTTATAGATGATCATTGGTCGCTTGAGGTCAAATGGCTTGCGGTTCTCCATTAGCCGAGGGCCCAGTGAGGTCACAAAGTAGATGTAGGTCGAGATGATGATTGTTTGGGGGAACGGGGATGCCATCAAGAGCCAGTTCTCTGTCCGTGGATCTACAAAGAGAAGCATTCTTATTTTtcaatcacaaaaaaaataaaaaaaaataaaaatatgccacGTTAATTATAAGCATTACACCAGAGGATGCAAACTCACCTGCTTCCTTGATCCACTCATCATATAGGAGCACAGCTCTTGAGGTTAGTGTGTTGAAAGCCATGTTTGATGGTTCTGGCTTCTCTTCTGGAGGAAAAACCAATGGATTCACATTACATCAAGGAAGAACAAGAATTTCTACAAGTTTTTAAACCAGAAACCCCACATGAGTATCTCCATCTTTAAATTAATAATCTTTTGCCCACTTTTACCCTTTTgcccaagagagagagagagagagagagagagaaaaaaacacttttcctAAAACTTCCACATGGAATTTAGAATGTAGAAATGCATTCCAGTTGTGATGGCACTCCCAAACAACCCATTAGACCACTCCCATAACAAAACTGGAATGACTCGAAACTTTAGAAAATTCCAGTAGGGTTtacttgaattttttatttatttgttttggccaaaatcaacatttaccAATCCTGGTGCTGGAGTATTCCAAATTCTGCATATTTTGAAAGTCTCTCTTCTTAGACACGCCCCCATTCAGGTCGTGGAACTTTTACTAACCAGCTGTTTAGTTGTATCAGGCTGTTAAATAAGGAAACACTGACTTACACCATCCAAACTTGTATCTGTACTTCTCAAAACATCCTCAAACAGCCAGTTCTactttaatgataaataataactCCACGAATTCTAATGAATAACAATAATCGAGTTGAATctccttgtaaaaaaaaaaaaaaaaaaaaaaaaaattcacacctCACTAGCCGGATTTAATCCGCCTCTCCAACGGCTGTCAATGCGCTGCCTTTTGTCAACTACATGACTCATTTAACGCTTCAAGTACTTATGCGCCTGTTGCATTTGGCTCCGCCTACAATTATTCATATTTGGAGGTTCCGCCTCGTGAAACTTCCGGAATTCATGTCGAAACTTTTAAGCGCTTTCAGAGGTGTTTCTAGAGTGATCATATAAAAATATGAGCGGAATGCTGTACAAAGGTCAGTTGTTTTGGAGTGTTTTAGAGTGTTATTTTGTGTCTAGGGAAATTGAAAAATGGTGGATGATGAGCAAAATTCTGACTAAAGCTGAGAAACACCAAAATCAAAAGCcatgagaattattattattttttattttttatttgtatttttttttgaatgaagataaataaatatttgtatcatTAAGaatttttgtgacattattttcgtgACAATTAACTACATTTCCCCCCAATTCACATCGCTGTAATGAGAATACAAATTATATTAGCCCATACATCATGGTAGTCTTCCTTGTACTTGCTTTCATTttgtgctgattttaataaaaataaataaataaatgtgcaaaaTATACACACTATGCACAGAATATACAATATCGACTTATTACACTTCATATACACACAATTATATGAtatacacatattacacacaaTATTACTTTAATGAGAGTCTAATGATAATCACCATtgaaaataatgagaattacaaataAATTCAAAAGTAAATCCTCCAGACACATTAAGAAAATTTGTAAGGGAAATGTGCTTatatgaatattctgggtttaatacaatttaagctcaatcgacagcgtttgtggcataatgttgattaccacaaaaattaatttggcttgtccctcattttcttcaaaaaagcagAAAtaggggttacagtgaggcacttacaatggaagtgaataggggccaatccgtaaatgttaaaatattcgctgtttcaaaagtttagccacaagatataaacattatacatgtagacatgattttattgtgataaaatcgctaacaTTTTCTGCGTAAAATTATATAacgttttacaacttcattgccatcaTGATGTAATGCCATAAAGCCTTAAATCCTAAAAGAaccttaaaaatgacaatttaaacaatttaacagctcaaataacatacaagttttaatagaagaatttatgtaattgcttttataaaattataagcttcacatttctgcctttaaaccctccaaaaattggccccattgacttccattgtaagtcctcactttaacctccatttttgcttctttttttaaaggagggtcgagttgaaatgaatttttgttttaatcaacaatatgacacaaatgctgtccattgagcttaacttatattaaaTTCAGAATACccctttaattgtcattaaaatattgtcacattgtaaaacatgatcagaTTTATACAAagataggcttcattttctttagtaATATAGGCTACctttttcaatttaaattattttatttctgacGTGATATGGACATGTTTTGTGGCGATTCATCCTTGAAGCCTTGTTGACTTCCACCACACTGGTTCAATTTCAGGGTTGGGTCACCCCACCAGTAAATAAAATTGAAGCCCTGAATGAGCAGAGGGGTTCTGTTGCTTTCAAAGTCATTACTGCACAGTAGAAGAGTTGTACACTACAGGTTATGGATAATAAAACTGAGCTAAGAGAGGAAAAAGAAGGCTGTACCAGatgtttacaagagaaatgaaATGAAGATGCAGGTCCATTGCTTGCATGTTTCCAAATTAAGTTTCTAATTTAGAAGAACACGTTT of the Myxocyprinus asiaticus isolate MX2 ecotype Aquarium Trade chromosome 42, UBuf_Myxa_2, whole genome shotgun sequence genome contains:
- the LOC127432611 gene encoding elongation of very long chain fatty acids protein 7-like isoform X1; this encodes MQNLEYSSTRIEEKPEPSNMAFNTLTSRAVLLYDEWIKEADPRTENWLLMASPFPQTIIISTYIYFVTSLGPRLMENRKPFDLKRPMIIYNFAIVAFSIYMIYEFLMSGWANGYTYGCDIVDYSSSPQALRMAWTCWLYYFSKFIEMLDTVFFVLRKKNSQVTFLHVYHHSIMPFTWWFGVRFAPGGLGTFHALLNCVVHVIMYTYYALAALGPAYQKYLWWKKYMTTIQLIQFVMVTAHIGQFFFMKDCPYQFPVFLYVIGLYGLIFLILFLNFYYHAYTKGKRLPKILQNGNYLHKKTE
- the LOC127432611 gene encoding elongation of very long chain fatty acids protein 7-like isoform X2 — encoded protein: MAFNTLTSRAVLLYDEWIKEADPRTENWLLMASPFPQTIIISTYIYFVTSLGPRLMENRKPFDLKRPMIIYNFAIVAFSIYMIYEFLMSGWANGYTYGCDIVDYSSSPQALRMAWTCWLYYFSKFIEMLDTVFFVLRKKNSQVTFLHVYHHSIMPFTWWFGVRFAPGGLGTFHALLNCVVHVIMYTYYALAALGPAYQKYLWWKKYMTTIQLIQFVMVTAHIGQFFFMKDCPYQFPVFLYVIGLYGLIFLILFLNFYYHAYTKGKRLPKILQNGNYLHKKTE